One genomic segment of Methanothermobacter wolfeii includes these proteins:
- a CDS encoding biotin transporter BioY codes for MNLEGYYGIRYSLFRWRNEQTFINRTIMAFFMACVTGVMAQIVIPLPWTPVPITAQTFAVLMSGVLLGRYWGGLSQLIYIAVGAAGIPWFAEMSGGIDVIMGATGGYLIGFVLAALFLGHLVDRYIRARKFMPMLGLMLFANFALIYIPGLMVLGLWMYTTTGSFPGVWELLVMGLLPFIAGDLVKITGAAALTRAITPKEPYGEEVDIEKAAEWRLP; via the coding sequence ATTAACCTGGAAGGATACTACGGGATACGTTACAGTCTATTCAGATGGAGAAATGAACAGACATTCATCAACAGGACCATAATGGCATTCTTCATGGCATGCGTTACCGGTGTGATGGCCCAGATCGTCATACCCCTCCCATGGACACCGGTCCCGATAACCGCCCAGACATTTGCTGTTCTCATGTCAGGTGTTCTCCTTGGAAGGTACTGGGGTGGCCTGAGCCAGTTAATATACATTGCAGTGGGCGCCGCAGGCATACCCTGGTTTGCGGAGATGAGCGGAGGCATCGACGTCATAATGGGTGCCACGGGAGGATATCTTATCGGCTTCGTACTGGCAGCCCTTTTCCTGGGCCACCTTGTTGACAGGTACATACGTGCAAGGAAGTTCATGCCCATGCTTGGACTGATGCTCTTTGCAAACTTTGCCCTCATATACATACCAGGACTCATGGTCCTTGGCCTCTGGATGTACACCACCACAGGGTCATTCCCAGGGGTCTGGGAACTCCTGGTGATGGGTCTTCTGCCCTTCATAGCAGGCGACCTTGTCAAGATAACCGGTGCAGCGGCACTTACAAGGGCCATAACACCCAAAGAGCCCTACGGTGAAGAGGTTGACATTGAAAAGGCGGCTGAATGGAGATTGCCCTGA
- a CDS encoding DUF1284 domain-containing protein produces the protein MKRLTLKRRLNGDCPDITIRAHHLLCIQGFQGYGYSEEFTENMELVIRKLRSRPSVSVMIVDSADEICTACPFMDGEACMMGDESVKGMDSKLMEILGIRSGDIRDYSELESELKNMEASLIREVCGDCSWIDVCLLHSDREN, from the coding sequence GTGAAGAGGTTGACATTGAAAAGGCGGCTGAATGGAGATTGCCCTGATATTACCATCAGGGCCCATCACCTCCTCTGTATTCAGGGCTTTCAGGGTTACGGTTACAGTGAGGAATTTACTGAAAACATGGAGCTGGTTATCAGAAAACTCAGATCCCGGCCCTCAGTATCCGTAATGATCGTTGATTCTGCCGATGAAATCTGCACTGCCTGCCCCTTCATGGATGGGGAAGCATGCATGATGGGGGATGAGTCCGTTAAGGGGATGGACAGTAAACTCATGGAGATCCTTGGAATCAGGAGCGGAGATATCAGGGACTACAGTGAGCTTGAATCAGAGCTTAAAAACATGGAAGCCTCCCTTATACGGGAGGTCTGCGGTGACTGCTCCTGGATTGATGTCTGCCTCCTGCACAGTGACAGGGAAAATTGA
- a CDS encoding aldo/keto reductase, with product MKYRTLGSTGISASILGIGVMRFPEVHGRLDLKAGERILGRALEGGVNYIDTAYPYHGGESERFIGEFLSKHPEHLERVTVATKLPVWLVRKKDDMYCYFKEQSRRLKGKIDIYLLHNLREDSWRHLKGLGVLDFLDEVRGQGIYTGFSFHDDVGVFFDIMDSYDWDIVQVQHNIVDDEQANPESIAYARSRGAGTVIMEPLRGGSLVRNIPVEVQEIYDLAEDPMKPVEWCLRYLWDMDDVDVVLSGMSSVAEVEENTALASADYHLTDDDREILREVKRAYRMRKSVPCSGCGYCMPCPEGVDIPGNLRLLNDIYRFRSRRGAETRYRKIMKDEERASNCSGCGSCMPCPQMIDIPSELRRVHEKLG from the coding sequence ATGAAGTACAGGACACTTGGTTCAACAGGCATCTCTGCATCCATACTCGGGATAGGGGTTATGCGGTTCCCTGAAGTCCATGGAAGACTGGACCTGAAGGCCGGTGAAAGGATACTGGGCCGCGCCCTTGAAGGGGGTGTGAATTATATAGACACGGCCTACCCCTACCATGGGGGTGAAAGTGAAAGGTTCATAGGCGAATTCCTCAGCAAACACCCTGAACACCTTGAGAGGGTTACGGTTGCAACCAAGCTACCGGTATGGCTGGTCCGAAAGAAGGATGACATGTACTGCTATTTCAAGGAGCAGAGCAGAAGATTAAAGGGTAAAATTGACATATACTTACTCCATAATCTTAGGGAAGATTCCTGGAGGCACCTTAAGGGGCTGGGGGTCCTTGATTTCCTTGATGAGGTCAGGGGTCAGGGTATATATACAGGTTTTTCATTCCACGACGATGTCGGTGTATTCTTTGACATAATGGACTCCTATGACTGGGATATCGTGCAGGTACAGCACAACATAGTTGATGATGAACAGGCAAATCCAGAGAGCATAGCATATGCCAGGTCCCGGGGTGCCGGTACTGTTATAATGGAACCCCTCAGGGGAGGTTCGCTTGTAAGGAACATTCCAGTGGAGGTCCAGGAGATATATGACCTTGCAGAGGATCCCATGAAACCTGTGGAATGGTGTCTCAGGTACCTGTGGGATATGGATGATGTGGATGTTGTCCTTAGCGGTATGAGCAGTGTGGCTGAGGTTGAGGAGAACACGGCCCTGGCCTCTGCAGATTACCACCTTACAGATGATGACAGGGAGATTCTCAGGGAGGTTAAAAGGGCCTACCGTATGAGGAAGAGTGTCCCGTGCTCCGGCTGCGGGTACTGCATGCCCTGCCCCGAGGGTGTTGACATACCAGGGAATCTAAGGCTCCTGAATGACATCTACAGGTTCAGGAGCAGGAGGGGTGCTGAAACCAGGTACCGTAAGATAATGAAGGATGAGGAACGTGCCTCCAACTGTTCAGGTTGTGGTTCATGCATGCCCTGCCCCCAGATGATAGACATACCCTCTGAACTGAGAAGGGTGCATGAAAAGCTGGGTTAA
- a CDS encoding THUMP domain-containing protein: MKVPDDFNLLVTLSGQKGASAGEEIVGLEEIEMALSQYEGELRVKDSDFPNVLKFDLDMNPLEAVNIIRNSPTTVVSKVVPVEAVVRTRLDSIVEKILALASEKVKPGETFQVICDLRGRRYIKSPEEVTERVSEALADRLALKESDSPDWIIQVEVVGDETGVSVLRPGDVLKKP; encoded by the coding sequence TTGAAGGTTCCGGATGATTTCAATCTCCTTGTGACCCTCAGTGGCCAGAAGGGTGCCTCAGCAGGTGAGGAGATTGTTGGTCTTGAGGAAATAGAAATGGCACTTTCACAGTATGAGGGGGAGCTCAGGGTTAAGGATTCTGATTTTCCAAACGTTTTAAAGTTTGACCTTGACATGAATCCCCTTGAGGCAGTTAACATAATCAGGAACTCACCCACAACCGTGGTTTCCAAGGTTGTGCCTGTTGAGGCTGTGGTAAGGACCCGGCTGGATAGTATAGTGGAGAAGATCCTGGCACTTGCATCGGAGAAGGTTAAACCAGGCGAGACATTCCAGGTCATCTGCGACCTCCGCGGCCGCAGGTATATAAAGTCCCCAGAGGAGGTTACTGAAAGGGTTTCCGAGGCCCTGGCGGATAGGCTGGCCCTCAAGGAATCAGATTCGCCGGACTGGATAATTCAGGTTGAGGTTGTTGGTGATGAGACCGGTGTGAGTGTTTTAAGGCCGGGGGATGTCCTCAAGAAACCATAA
- a CDS encoding right-handed parallel beta-helix repeat-containing protein, with translation MTLLSGSSYGADYIVDNTTYLQVFTPGGVQGTFTLNGTEHTLEDGDTFTFLEGIYDTVNMVINRTISLVASGTVQLNGVIDAIAPSSITGFSVNGTVNLRGNGCNLSSTNITGTLNITGNSSRVNDSRILNPASAVMVSGDNVTITSSYINGSASHGIVVNGRNARIQGNNITNSNGSGILIHGEGCLAEGNTIYLSGGDGVTSDASGASIIRNSISFNSGDGIRSSGNNSVITNNTVLRNNGTGIYSSGKNATINSNTVKYSGGDGIYVAGNGSTVQGCYVQNNTKNGIKITGSGCTVSSSYTYYNGENGIYSTGDNTSFRYVDSSFNARNGIYSSGKNASFFYITSASYNGENGILSTGPSASMQIILDVTSNSQNGVSSRGDNAYIWFVEVKKNGMNGIHSSGKNLYLSYVKNATNNTLSGINSTGINARILDVTVNLNRGNGIYSSGYNTTIAYFEAINNLGNGLWISGGRSYIFEGNTTSNRQNGVKVNGPDAILRSLNATDNTASGIAIYGKNAIIYNCTSMRNTDGVYGTASFRMILSRTSANRNCGVNARGTATIEQCTVYGNRYGIYAGGANSVIYSSSVSSNRGYGVYAAGSSATIYRNTVQSNGGDGITARGSYAKIYYNTANRNRGSGISSSSYRAVIAYNRASYNSYYGIYSSGKKTTLAKNSATGNRKRNIRRG, from the coding sequence ATGACACTGCTCAGCGGATCCAGTTACGGTGCAGACTACATCGTTGATAACACAACCTACCTTCAGGTATTCACACCCGGCGGGGTGCAGGGAACCTTCACCCTAAACGGGACCGAACACACCCTTGAGGACGGTGATACCTTCACCTTCTTGGAGGGCATCTATGATACGGTGAACATGGTGATCAACAGGACCATCTCCCTGGTTGCATCAGGCACGGTCCAGCTGAATGGTGTTATTGACGCCATTGCACCTTCCAGCATAACAGGTTTCAGTGTCAACGGGACAGTGAACCTCCGCGGAAACGGATGTAACCTCAGCAGCACAAACATCACAGGCACCCTGAATATCACAGGCAATTCCTCGCGGGTCAATGATTCAAGGATACTCAACCCTGCTTCAGCCGTGATGGTATCAGGGGACAATGTAACGATTACCAGCAGCTACATAAACGGTTCCGCATCCCATGGAATTGTTGTGAATGGCAGGAATGCCCGGATCCAGGGTAACAATATAACAAACAGCAATGGAAGCGGAATCCTCATCCATGGGGAGGGATGTCTTGCAGAGGGGAACACCATATACCTCTCAGGGGGTGATGGGGTAACCTCAGATGCATCTGGAGCCTCAATAATCAGAAACAGCATATCATTTAACTCAGGAGACGGTATAAGATCCTCCGGCAATAACTCGGTGATAACAAACAACACTGTTCTCAGGAACAACGGAACCGGCATATACTCCTCAGGAAAAAATGCAACCATAAACTCGAACACCGTCAAGTACTCAGGCGGTGACGGGATATACGTTGCAGGGAATGGCTCCACGGTACAGGGCTGCTATGTCCAGAACAACACGAAGAACGGCATAAAAATAACAGGATCTGGCTGCACCGTCAGCAGTTCCTACACCTATTACAACGGTGAAAACGGGATATACTCCACAGGGGATAACACATCATTCAGATACGTTGATTCCAGTTTCAACGCCAGGAACGGCATATACTCCTCAGGAAAAAATGCAAGCTTCTTCTATATAACCAGCGCATCCTACAATGGTGAGAACGGCATACTCTCAACCGGACCATCTGCAAGTATGCAGATCATCCTTGATGTGACCTCAAATTCACAGAACGGTGTCTCATCCCGGGGTGATAATGCATATATATGGTTCGTTGAGGTTAAAAAGAACGGAATGAACGGTATCCATTCTTCAGGAAAGAATCTATACCTATCATACGTTAAAAACGCCACCAACAACACCCTCAGTGGTATAAACTCGACAGGAATAAATGCAAGGATACTGGACGTCACTGTGAACCTCAACCGTGGGAACGGCATATACTCCTCAGGGTACAACACGACCATAGCCTACTTTGAAGCAATCAACAACCTGGGGAATGGTTTATGGATTTCAGGAGGCAGGAGTTACATTTTCGAGGGGAATACGACATCCAACCGCCAGAACGGAGTCAAAGTGAATGGTCCCGATGCCATTCTAAGGTCCTTGAATGCGACAGACAACACCGCCAGCGGGATAGCCATCTACGGTAAGAATGCCATCATATACAACTGCACATCCATGAGGAACACCGATGGAGTGTACGGAACAGCCAGCTTCAGGATGATCCTGAGCAGAACATCGGCCAACAGGAACTGCGGTGTGAATGCAAGGGGAACTGCAACGATAGAGCAGTGCACGGTGTATGGTAACCGTTATGGAATCTATGCTGGTGGCGCGAATTCAGTCATATACTCATCCAGCGTCAGCAGTAACAGGGGCTACGGTGTCTATGCAGCCGGTTCATCAGCAACCATCTACAGGAACACGGTACAGTCAAACGGTGGAGACGGTATAACTGCAAGGGGAAGCTATGCAAAGATATACTACAATACAGCAAACAGGAACAGGGGCTCAGGCATAAGCTCATCATCCTACAGGGCAGTTATAGCCTATAACAGGGCATCATATAACTCCTACTACGGGATATACTCTTCAGGTAAAAAAACGACGCTTGCAAAGAACAGTGCAACCGGTAACAGAAAGAGAAATATAAGAAGGGGCTAA
- a CDS encoding MBL fold metallo-hydrolase RNA specificity domain-containing protein — translation MDFRFYGGVDEIGGNRIEVSCNGDGIFLDFGKRFNIENLYFDEFLQPRSFSGIADLIELEALPWIPGLYREDQVRYLGMRFEDEPAVSGILLSHPHLDHAGCLKYIRHDIPFYMTEESFLILKAIEDTSALSSDLLHYKPKFHFKEKKRKTGNTSHMRDKNIKIERPIKLLEPYKAEDLGEFEITQAPVDHSVPGSCAYLIESEEAIVYTGDIRFRGRRDQESRKFVKKARKFSPTIMITEGTRIDQDNSTFEEDIERRTSDIAVNHRGLVIINYPIRDLDRFLTFYRAAENSDRTLAVSLKQAYIIKLFEGLGYPRLRDLAVYIPRRNWGLIAEDAFVCFDGEWIPAADLPEEYMEQDYRGWERAFLELDNIITCRDLREEPEEYLFQCDYFEFKEFIDIKPEGAAYIKSKTEPSNEEMEIDAERESNWLRHFGIYQYRRFHSSGHAGRSDLMGMIRDIEPESIYPIHTRNREEFLIFEDEGIRVLDPAQ, via the coding sequence ATGGACTTCAGGTTCTATGGTGGAGTTGATGAGATAGGCGGTAACAGGATAGAGGTATCCTGCAATGGCGATGGTATATTCCTTGACTTTGGCAAAAGATTCAATATTGAAAACCTGTACTTTGATGAATTCCTGCAGCCCAGGAGCTTCAGCGGGATCGCAGATCTCATTGAACTCGAGGCCCTCCCATGGATACCCGGACTTTACCGTGAGGACCAGGTAAGGTACCTCGGAATGAGATTCGAGGATGAGCCTGCAGTATCAGGCATACTTCTGAGTCACCCCCACCTGGACCATGCAGGATGTCTCAAATACATCCGCCACGATATACCCTTCTACATGACAGAGGAGAGTTTCCTCATCCTGAAGGCCATAGAGGATACATCCGCATTGAGTTCAGATCTCCTTCACTACAAACCCAAATTCCACTTCAAAGAAAAGAAAAGAAAAACTGGAAACACCTCACACATGAGAGACAAGAACATCAAAATAGAAAGACCCATAAAATTGCTTGAACCCTATAAAGCTGAGGATCTGGGCGAATTTGAAATCACACAGGCACCGGTTGATCATTCAGTGCCGGGGTCATGCGCCTATCTGATAGAATCCGAGGAGGCCATCGTATACACAGGGGATATCAGGTTCAGGGGCCGGAGAGATCAGGAATCCCGTAAATTCGTTAAGAAGGCAAGGAAGTTCTCCCCCACCATTATGATAACAGAGGGGACGCGGATAGATCAGGATAACAGCACCTTTGAGGAGGACATTGAGAGGAGGACCTCAGACATAGCTGTTAATCACAGGGGGCTTGTGATCATCAATTATCCCATAAGGGACCTGGACCGTTTCCTGACATTCTACAGAGCCGCCGAGAACTCGGATAGGACCCTCGCAGTCAGCCTTAAACAGGCCTACATCATTAAACTCTTCGAGGGCCTGGGTTACCCCCGGCTCAGGGACCTGGCGGTCTACATACCACGGCGGAACTGGGGACTGATAGCTGAGGACGCCTTCGTATGCTTTGATGGGGAATGGATACCTGCAGCTGACCTTCCAGAGGAATACATGGAACAGGACTACAGGGGATGGGAGCGGGCGTTCCTTGAACTTGACAACATCATAACCTGCAGGGACCTCCGGGAGGAACCTGAGGAGTACCTCTTCCAGTGCGATTACTTTGAATTCAAGGAGTTCATAGACATAAAACCGGAGGGGGCAGCCTACATCAAATCCAAGACGGAACCCTCCAATGAGGAAATGGAGATTGATGCAGAGCGTGAGAGTAACTGGCTCAGGCACTTCGGCATATACCAGTACAGAAGGTTCCACTCATCTGGCCATGCAGGGCGCTCAGACCTGATGGGGATGATACGGGATATTGAGCCAGAGTCAATATACCCGATACACACAAGGAACCGGGAAGAATTTTTGATCTTTGAGGATGAGGGTATACGGGTCCTTGACCCTGCACAATGA
- a CDS encoding RIO1 family regulatory kinase/ATPase domain-containing protein, which produces MMIHGFKRLESKRNHVYLIQSGTESFIVKVHKTSEKSYLESENVKLLRDKGVRVPRILGVSKNILIEEFIEGKTIGDLISRADTTWTESLGKWFSEIHSIKKQSKTLLKGDCNLKNFIFTEKEIFGVDFEYIHYGNPYDDLGKLCFFIMDSNSQMSMNDKKHLIKRFLSAYEDHSKTVVNPKIVAEYMEIEKKGALIRRERHTPKWL; this is translated from the coding sequence ATGATGATTCATGGATTTAAAAGACTTGAAAGTAAGAGAAACCATGTATACTTAATCCAATCAGGTACAGAAAGTTTCATCGTCAAAGTACACAAAACCAGCGAAAAATCTTACCTCGAATCAGAAAATGTGAAACTACTGAGGGATAAAGGAGTCAGAGTGCCTAGAATACTTGGTGTATCCAAGAATATCTTGATTGAGGAGTTCATCGAAGGAAAAACCATTGGAGACCTGATATCTAGGGCAGACACAACATGGACAGAAAGCCTTGGAAAGTGGTTCTCAGAAATCCACAGTATAAAAAAACAGTCAAAGACCCTTTTAAAAGGTGACTGCAATCTTAAAAACTTCATATTCACAGAAAAAGAAATTTTTGGGGTTGATTTTGAATATATACACTATGGGAATCCCTATGATGATCTTGGAAAACTATGCTTCTTCATAATGGATAGTAACTCACAGATGTCCATGAATGACAAAAAACACCTTATAAAAAGGTTTCTGAGTGCCTATGAAGATCACTCAAAAACTGTTGTAAATCCAAAAATTGTGGCTGAATACATGGAAATCGAGAAGAAAGGGGCCCTGATAAGGAGGGAACGTCATACTCCTAAATGGTTATAA
- the tfx gene encoding DNA-binding protein Tfx, with product MSKKTFLTERQKTVLEMRERGWSQKKIARELKTTRQNVSAIERKAMENIEKSRNTLDFVKFLKSPVRILCRRGDTLDEIIKRLLEESNKEGIHVIHDSITLAFLIREKASHRIVHRVVKSDFEIGVTRDGEIIVDLNS from the coding sequence CTGAGTAAAAAAACTTTCCTAACCGAAAGACAGAAAACCGTTCTTGAAATGAGGGAGAGGGGATGGTCCCAGAAGAAGATTGCAAGGGAATTGAAGACCACAAGACAGAACGTGTCAGCAATAGAAAGAAAGGCCATGGAGAACATAGAGAAATCCCGGAACACTCTAGATTTTGTTAAATTCCTAAAATCACCTGTAAGAATACTTTGCAGACGCGGGGATACCCTTGATGAAATTATAAAGAGATTATTGGAAGAATCAAATAAAGAGGGCATACATGTAATACATGACTCAATTACACTCGCATTTCTGATAAGGGAAAAGGCCAGCCACAGGATCGTTCACAGGGTTGTTAAAAGCGATTTTGAAATAGGAGTGACAAGGGACGGAGAAATTATCGTCGATCTAAATTCCTAG
- a CDS encoding FmdE family protein, which yields MGQVREYLDLIKNFSGFASPGSVIGAHMLLIARKVLDFEVDEEIYVTCETTNCLPDAFQAICKSTIGNGRLNILDTGKMAVIINRKGMPGETVQALRIILDPEKTVNYPIIHEWYMNTRKVSAEEVNPELIRAGENLYSWYFVDVIVPEKEKKIIEICNLCNEPFIKRNELDLCPACLKR from the coding sequence GTGGGGCAGGTCAGAGAATACCTTGATTTAATAAAAAATTTCAGTGGGTTCGCAAGCCCGGGCAGTGTCATAGGAGCTCATATGTTACTAATAGCCAGGAAGGTCCTTGATTTTGAAGTCGATGAAGAAATTTATGTTACATGTGAAACGACAAACTGTTTACCCGACGCATTCCAGGCCATATGCAAATCAACAATAGGAAATGGGAGACTGAATATCCTGGACACTGGAAAAATGGCTGTCATCATCAACAGAAAGGGTATGCCTGGAGAAACAGTCCAGGCTCTTAGAATAATACTGGATCCTGAAAAGACCGTCAATTACCCGATCATACATGAATGGTACATGAACACCCGCAAGGTATCCGCAGAAGAAGTGAATCCAGAACTCATAAGAGCCGGTGAAAATCTATATTCCTGGTATTTTGTTGATGTGATCGTTCCAGAAAAAGAAAAGAAGATAATTGAAATCTGTAATCTTTGCAACGAACCTTTCATAAAAAGAAATGAGCTGGATCTCTGTCCAGCTTGTCTGAAAAGATAA
- a CDS encoding formylmethanofuran dehydrogenase subunit C, whose translation MGFVLVPKSDFQIPLEADTIRPDLFEGLDLDEIRSLQVYEGNIKRPLGEFFEIAETSHEDQLIRIDGDVSRVKYIGSGMKSGKIIINGDVGLQLGCEMKGGEIEVNGNVSSWIGMEMHGGTIKINGNAGDYVGCAYRGEWRGMKGGKIIIQGNAGNNIGGGMMAGEIYIGGDAGNFCGIRMNGGEITVRGDAGRAPGAEMVSGIIKIHGRISSLLPGFKEISTFKEDGSLMILFKGDLSEKNPEGNLYINYNKNLHILENETDEGRVITKKGIKVIYNSGSTIREGQIIKGGNKLTDDYIDECARCCISPEDYKLLGEPENVVVSSHGNEVVLRAVEDPGIQMGTIFIPRGIWANVLTPPYTESTGSPMYKGVPVYLRKASQGERILSAEELVEEYGVGK comes from the coding sequence ATGGGATTTGTGTTGGTACCAAAATCAGATTTCCAGATACCTCTGGAAGCAGATACCATAAGACCCGATCTGTTTGAAGGGCTGGATCTTGATGAAATTCGTTCCCTTCAAGTATACGAAGGGAACATCAAAAGACCCCTAGGCGAATTTTTTGAGATAGCAGAGACATCCCATGAAGATCAGTTAATACGGATCGATGGGGATGTCAGCAGGGTGAAGTATATCGGTTCAGGGATGAAATCCGGAAAAATCATCATAAACGGCGATGTCGGACTCCAGCTTGGCTGTGAAATGAAAGGCGGTGAAATAGAGGTAAATGGAAATGTTTCTTCATGGATCGGCATGGAAATGCATGGTGGCACCATAAAAATTAATGGAAACGCGGGGGATTATGTTGGCTGCGCATATAGGGGAGAGTGGCGTGGCATGAAAGGAGGTAAAATCATTATACAGGGTAATGCAGGGAACAATATTGGGGGTGGTATGATGGCCGGAGAAATTTATATAGGTGGAGATGCAGGTAATTTCTGCGGCATCCGAATGAATGGGGGTGAAATAACAGTACGCGGGGATGCTGGAAGGGCCCCCGGAGCAGAGATGGTATCAGGTATCATCAAAATTCATGGACGGATCTCCTCTCTCCTCCCGGGATTCAAGGAGATCTCAACATTCAAAGAAGATGGATCCCTTATGATCCTATTCAAAGGAGATCTATCCGAAAAAAATCCGGAGGGTAATCTATACATCAATTATAATAAGAACCTTCACATTCTAGAGAATGAGACCGATGAAGGGAGAGTCATCACAAAAAAGGGAATTAAAGTAATCTACAACAGTGGAAGTACGATCCGTGAAGGGCAGATAATAAAGGGAGGCAATAAACTCACAGATGATTATATAGATGAATGTGCACGCTGCTGTATTAGTCCTGAAGACTATAAGCTCCTAGGTGAACCCGAAAATGTTGTCGTATCATCACATGGAAATGAAGTTGTTCTGAGAGCTGTTGAGGACCCTGGAATCCAGATGGGAACAATATTCATACCCAGAGGTATATGGGCCAATGTGCTAACGCCACCGTATACCGAGTCAACCGGTTCCCCAATGTATAAAGGAGTGCCGGTTTATCTTAGAAAGGCTTCACAAGGTGAAAGGATCCTGAGTGCCGAGGAACTTGTAGAGGAATACGGGGTGGGAAAATGA
- a CDS encoding formylmethanofuran dehydrogenase subunit B has protein sequence MSVYKNVTCPVCGGSCDDIEVLYDGKTIKTRNACRMGNAKFQEMVSSHRILRPQIKTESGFRSAEWDEALDAAAEILTESKRPTLFMGSEMSTEAMAAGLELGEYLNAMVDSNATICHGPTLMGIQEAGQSAATAGEIKNRADVIIYWGTNVMDSMPRHMSRYSIFMRGFFRERGKKDRTVISVDPRETATTKASDIHLQLKPNSDYELFSALLTVIRGNEPHRSIESITGISVETIKEVADIMLNAQFGAIYGGLGLASSEGKHRNVEMVLKLVAALNEHTKFTIGAIRGHCNVAGFNQVASWEYGFPFGVDFTRGYPRYNPGETTIVDLLQRKESDAVLVICSDLGAHLPKECVEYMKEIPVICIDIAPCPTTLVSDVVIPGVIDAMESSGTFYRFDNVPIHHKAFTTSPFPETESNEHTLRQILERVKSIKGE, from the coding sequence ATGAGCGTCTATAAAAATGTGACATGTCCCGTCTGCGGAGGGTCTTGTGATGACATAGAGGTTCTCTATGATGGGAAAACAATAAAAACAAGGAATGCTTGCAGGATGGGGAATGCAAAGTTTCAGGAGATGGTCAGCTCCCACAGAATACTTAGACCCCAGATTAAAACTGAAAGTGGTTTCAGATCCGCAGAATGGGATGAAGCCCTTGACGCTGCAGCAGAGATACTTACAGAGTCAAAAAGACCAACCCTATTCATGGGTAGTGAGATGTCAACTGAAGCCATGGCTGCAGGTCTTGAACTTGGTGAGTATCTAAATGCCATGGTGGATTCAAATGCAACCATATGTCATGGCCCCACATTAATGGGAATCCAGGAAGCTGGACAGAGCGCTGCTACGGCAGGTGAGATAAAGAATAGAGCTGACGTCATCATTTATTGGGGTACAAATGTTATGGACTCCATGCCTCGCCACATGTCACGTTACAGCATATTCATGCGCGGATTTTTCAGAGAACGTGGTAAAAAAGATAGAACTGTCATCTCCGTGGATCCCCGTGAAACAGCAACAACTAAAGCCTCCGATATCCATCTGCAGCTGAAACCAAACTCAGATTATGAACTTTTTTCAGCACTGCTTACAGTTATAAGGGGCAATGAACCGCACAGGAGTATTGAGAGTATAACAGGGATATCAGTTGAAACCATAAAGGAAGTCGCAGACATAATGCTGAATGCGCAGTTTGGAGCCATCTATGGAGGTCTTGGACTTGCATCATCAGAAGGTAAGCATAGAAACGTTGAGATGGTTCTCAAACTGGTAGCTGCACTTAATGAACACACCAAATTTACAATAGGAGCCATAAGAGGTCATTGTAATGTTGCAGGATTTAATCAGGTGGCTTCATGGGAGTATGGTTTCCCCTTTGGTGTTGATTTTACAAGGGGTTATCCACGCTACAACCCCGGAGAAACAACTATAGTCGATCTTCTCCAGAGAAAAGAATCCGATGCGGTCCTCGTTATATGTTCAGATCTTGGAGCTCACCTCCCCAAAGAATGCGTTGAGTATATGAAAGAGATTCCTGTAATATGCATAGATATTGCCCCATGTCCAACAACACTTGTATCTGATGTTGTGATCCCTGGAGTTATTGATGCTATGGAGTCCAGCGGCACCTTCTACCGCTTTGACAATGTTCCCATCCACCATAAGGCATTCACAACATCACCATTCCCTGAAACAGAGAGCAACGAACATACTCTTAGACAGATCCTTGAGAGGGTTAAATCAATTAAAGGCGAATAA